From Camelus dromedarius isolate mCamDro1 chromosome 23, mCamDro1.pat, whole genome shotgun sequence, a single genomic window includes:
- the LOC135318975 gene encoding uncharacterized protein LOC135318975, with protein MLVAKLLCSSEPAGPELQEAVGKGTFEHVFSNLEPATAYSIHLWAYSAEGSSQDSVSIHASTMGSTPAALGFSTKVLNATSVQASWELPPQMGPIQGFKLTASCWLPTLRGPCSRLALSVPSSTQIWGPRLGALAARMRAAHCLGLWWASTWAWLPSSLPPLPPSGLETQPLLQTGVSGVLGSASDCHGQSCTPQTPGSKWEKAGGED; from the exons ATGCTGGTTGCCAAGCTGCTCTGTTCCTCAGAGCCAGCTGGCCCGGAGCTCCAAGAGGCCGTGGGCAAAGGCACCTTTGAGCATGTCTTCTCCAACCTGGAGCCTGCCACAGCCTACTCCATCCACTTGTGGGCCTACTCAGCAGAGGGTTCCAGCCAGGACTCTGTCTCCATCCACGCCTCCACCATGGGCAGCA CTCCTGCCGCCCTGGGCTTCTCCACCAAAGTGCTCAATGCCACCTCTGTGCAGGCCTCCTGGGAGCTGCCACCCCAGATGGGGCCCATCCAGGGCTTTAAACTCACTGCAAGCTGCTGGCTGCCCACTTTGAGGGGCCCCTGCTCCCGGCTAGCACTGTCAGTTCCTTCCTCTACACAGATCTGG GGTCCAAGGCTGGGTGCTCTTGCAGCCAGGATGAGAGCAGCTCACTGCCTGGGGTTGTGGTGGGCGTCCACGTGGGCCTGGCTGCCCTCATCGttgcctcctctgcctccttctgggCTGGAGACACAG CCTCTTCTGCAGACAGGGGTCTCGGGAGTGCTGGGTAGTGCCTCAGACTGCCATGGACAGAGCTGCACGCCACAGACGCCAGGCTCCAAGTGGGAGAAAGCCGGGGGAGAAGACTGA